The genomic stretch GCCGTCGTTGCCGCCGCCGTTGTCGTCCTTGGCCACGGCGACCATCCAGCCCTTGCCGTTGCCGTCCGGGGCGCTGGTCATGACCACGGCGTTCTTGAGCGTGCCGAAGGAGAAGCCGCCGCCGGTCGCCACGCCGCCCTTCTCACAGGAAGCCGTGGCCGAACCGATCGAGCTCAGGGACGCGGTCTTGGTGTAGGTCGTGTACGTGCCACCGTCGCCCGGCTCGCCCTTCGGCCCCTCCGGTCCCCTGTAACCACGGGGTCCGCGGTCGCCCTTCTCACCCTTGGCACCGGGCAGGCCGTCCTTGCCGTCCTCGCCGTTCTTGCCCGGAAGACCCTGCTCGCCCTTCGGGCCCTGGTCGCCCTTCGGACCCTGAGGGCCGGCTGGGCCGGCCGGGCCCTGGAGGCCTTGCTTGCCCTGAGGGCCGGCCGGGCCGGTCTCGCCCTTGGGGCCCTGCGGGCCCTGCGGGCCTGAGCCGTTCTGCTGGACGGTCGTGGACTCGCCGCCGATCAGGATCCGCTCCTCCGTCTTCCTGCACTTCGAAGTCGGGTTGACGATGCGGGCGTAGCGGGACTTCTTGTGCACGCAGGCGTGCACCTCACCGGCCGCCGACGATGCGGTGGCGACGCCACCGACGGCGAGGAGCGAGGCGGCGAGCGCTCCGACAGTGGCGAGGGTGAGCGTACGCCCACCGCGAACCTTGATGGCCACGGCATTGTCCTTCCAGGAACGAACGAGTGTTGCTCATGTTGTGCATGAGATTCACGTTTCAACCGTTCCAAGGGGTGACAATAACTACATAACGTATCTGTCACGAAACATTCCGTTACTGACTGATTGACCGTTTGTCTTCGACCTGGGTGAGTAAAACGACGCATTGGCGGTGGCGATGTCGCATGGATAATCGGTCTGTGTCAACCGCCGATCCCTCCCCCTACCTGCCTCCCGCCACGCAACCCGTCCGCGGTGTGGTCTGGGGGATTCACCTGGCCCTGCCGCTGCTCGGCCTCTGGTTGCTGCTCGCCCAGCCGCAGACCAACATCATGTGGCACCACAACCCCAGCCACTTCTGGATGATCATCGCGGTGGCCGGGATCAACGTGGTGCTCGGCGTGATGATCAGCGAGGCGTCGCGACGGCGCCAGGACGCCCGCCTGTTCCTGGTGTCCATGGTCTTCCTGAGCAGCGCCGGGTTCTTCTTCATGCACGGCCTGGCCACCCCGCAGATCATCCTGCCGACCGGCTCGATGGGGTTCGACCTGGGCCAGCAGGTCGGGCTCTCGATCGCGGCCGTCTTCGCGTTCGCCTCGGCTCTGCCGCTGGGCGAGCAGGCGGCCAAGCGCGTGCTGGGCTCCCAGCACTTCATCCGCGCGGTGCTCTTCGGCTTCATGATCGTCTGGGGGCTGGCGTCGCTGATCCCCGGGCTGACGCCGCTGAGTGACGCGCCCGCCAAAGAGCCGCTCTCCTGGTTCGCCTGGGCGTCCGTTCCGGGTGTCCTGCTGTACGGCGCGGCAAGCGTGATGATGTTCCTCATTCACCGGCGGCGCCCGTCGGCCATGCTGATCAGCCTGATCACGGCGTACGCGCTGCTGGCCGAGGCCATGATCGCCGGGATGTCGCAGCTCAACTGGACCCTGTCCTGGTGGGAGTGGCACCTGCTGCTGACCATGGCCTTCGTCTTCGTGGCCTACAGCGCCTACCTGCAGTTCAGGCGGGAGGGGTCGAGCGCGGGCCTGTTCGACTCGGTGGCGCTGGCGGCGACCGTGCGGCGCATCCAGGAGGACTATGACCGGGCCCTTGAGGAGCTGGTCGAGCACGTACGCCGGGGCGAGCCGCTGGCCGCGACCCGGCTGTCGGGCAAGTTCCGGCTCAACGAGGGCCAGGCCGCCGTGCTCGACCGGGCCGGCGAAGCGCTGGCCAACGAGCGCGAACTGTCCGAGCGCCTGGCCGCGCTGGTGGACGTGAGCGCCAAGACCAAGATCGGCCTGGCCGAGCAGGAGCTGCTGGCCACGTCGCTGGAGCGGGTGCGGCAGGCGTTCGGCGACGTCAAGATCGCCCTCGTGGCGGACGGCAAGACGGAGATCGGCTCGCGCTCCTACCGCTTCACCGGCGACGACCCGGTCAGGCGCGAGCAATTGATGGGCTTCCCCTTGACCGTCAAGGGGAAGCTGGCGGGCGTGCTGGAGGTGCCCGTCGGGCGCACGCGCCAGGACGAGGCGCTGGCCGCCACGCTGGCCGGGCAGTTGTCCATCTCCCTGGAGAACGCCCGGCTCTACGGGGAGCTGCACACGCTCTTCCACCAGTACATGTCGCCCGACGTGGCGCACGCGCTCCTGGCCGATCCCGGGCAGGCGGCGCTCGGCGGCGAGCTGAAGGAGCTGACCGCGCTCTTCGCCGACCTCAAGGGCTTCACGACGTTCTCGGAGAAGGTCACGCCCGGCGAGATCGTCGAGATGCTCAACCGCTACCACACGGCCGCCGTTCCCTGCATCCTGAACAACGGCGGCACGGTCGTGCAGTTCGTCGGTGACGCGCTGCTGGCGTTGTTCAACGCCCCCGCCACGCAGCCCGGGCACGCCAGGGCCGCCTGCAAGGCCGCGCTGGAGATGCAGCGGGCCGCGGCCGAGGTGGCCGAGGAGATGGCGTGGAAGCGCGTGGACGACGTCCCGTGGCCGACGTTCCGGATCGGCGTCAACACCGGTCCGGCCCTGGTCGGCAACATCGGCAGTCCCGAACTGCGCGGGTTCAACGCGATGGGCGACTGCGTGAACGTGGCCGCCAGGCTCGAGGGCATCGCCGAGCCCGGCACCGTGGTCATCGGGGAGACGACGCTCAAGCAGCTGGGCCGCGGCGCGAAGGTGAATCCGCTGGGGCGTCTCAGTCTCAAGGGCAAGGAAGAGCCTGTGGCCGCCTACGTTCTGACGGAATTGTCGTAGAAGAGCGGACCCACGTACCGACATAATCGGGCGCATGAATCCAGACCCCGGTGAGTTCCTGTCCATGCTCACCGACGAGGAAGCACAAGCCCTGCGCGCGGCCGGCCGTATCCGGCGCTGGGACCGCGGCACGGCGGTGATGAGCGAAGGCGACACGTCCGACTGGGTGCTCGTCCTGCTCGAAGGCCGGGTGAAGGTCTCCTCGCACACGAGCAGCGGGACCGAGGTCGTGCTCGCCGTGCGCGGCCCCGGTGGGCTGCTCGGCGACATGTCGGCCATCGACGGCTCCCCGCGCTCGGCCACGGTGACCGCGCTGGAGCCGATCACCGGGATCGTGGTGCGCGACTTCCCGGCGTTCCTGGAGACTCACGGGCGGATCGCGGTGCTGCTCATGAAGCTCGTCACCGAGCGGCTGCGGGACTCGGACCGCAAGCGGATCGAGTACGGCGCGTTCGACACCACGGGACGGGTGGCGACCCGGCTGATCGAGCTGGCCGAGCGCTATGGCGAGAAGACCAACAGCGGTGTCCGCGTGGCGTTGCCGCTGTCACAGGACGAGCTGGCGGGATGGACCGGCGCCTCCCGCGAGGCCGTCAGCAAGGCCCTGCGCACCCTGCGTGACCGCGGCCTCATCGAGACCGGCCGGCGGCGCGTGGTGATCCACGACCTCGACGGGCTCAAGAAACGGGCTCGGTAGCCTCCCTCACACAGTGCCCTTCAACAAAGCGGACGTACGTCGTACGTCATAGTGGAGGGCATGGTCGCGGTCACCCCCCAAGACGACAGCCGCCTTCGTTACGCCTGGCGGGTGTGCTCGGTCACCAGCCTCGGGCTCGTCCTCATCGGCATCGCCGGCAGCACGCTGAACGTCGCGTTGCCCACGGTGGTGCGGCACTTCCACGCCGGCCCGCTGGAGTCGGGGTGGATCCTGCTGGCGTTCCTGCTGGTCAACACGGCCAGCCTGGTGTTCTTCGGCCGGGTGGCCGACCTGCTCGGCCGGCGCGAGGTGTACCTGAGCGGGTTCGCCCTGTTCACCCTGGCCTCGCTGCTCGCCGGGTTCTCACCGGAGGTGTGGTTCCTGGTCGGGATGCGGGTGCTGCAGGCGATCGGCGCGGCGATGATCCTCGCGAACGGCACCGTGATCATCACGGACGCGTTCCCGCCGGAGCGGCTCAGCCAGGGCATGGGTGTCTACATGGCCACGTTGTCGGTGGCGCAGCTGGCCGGGCCCACGCTGGGCGGGCTGATCGCGAAAGCGGCCGGCTGGCAGTGGATCTTCTGGGTCAACGTGCCGGCCGGATTGATCGCGCTCGGCTGGGGTGCGTTGATCTTACGTAAGATGCCCA from Nonomuraea polychroma encodes the following:
- a CDS encoding collagen-like protein, encoding MAIKVRGGRTLTLATVGALAASLLAVGGVATASSAAGEVHACVHKKSRYARIVNPTSKCRKTEERILIGGESTTVQQNGSGPQGPQGPKGETGPAGPQGKQGLQGPAGPAGPQGPKGDQGPKGEQGLPGKNGEDGKDGLPGAKGEKGDRGPRGYRGPEGPKGEPGDGGTYTTYTKTASLSSIGSATASCEKGGVATGGGFSFGTLKNAVVMTSAPDGNGKGWMVAVAKDDNGGGNDGPNGAAPQGTPAPQGASASQGSGNNGTSVSGTVYVICMKKQ
- a CDS encoding adenylate/guanylate cyclase domain-containing protein, which codes for MSTADPSPYLPPATQPVRGVVWGIHLALPLLGLWLLLAQPQTNIMWHHNPSHFWMIIAVAGINVVLGVMISEASRRRQDARLFLVSMVFLSSAGFFFMHGLATPQIILPTGSMGFDLGQQVGLSIAAVFAFASALPLGEQAAKRVLGSQHFIRAVLFGFMIVWGLASLIPGLTPLSDAPAKEPLSWFAWASVPGVLLYGAASVMMFLIHRRRPSAMLISLITAYALLAEAMIAGMSQLNWTLSWWEWHLLLTMAFVFVAYSAYLQFRREGSSAGLFDSVALAATVRRIQEDYDRALEELVEHVRRGEPLAATRLSGKFRLNEGQAAVLDRAGEALANERELSERLAALVDVSAKTKIGLAEQELLATSLERVRQAFGDVKIALVADGKTEIGSRSYRFTGDDPVRREQLMGFPLTVKGKLAGVLEVPVGRTRQDEALAATLAGQLSISLENARLYGELHTLFHQYMSPDVAHALLADPGQAALGGELKELTALFADLKGFTTFSEKVTPGEIVEMLNRYHTAAVPCILNNGGTVVQFVGDALLALFNAPATQPGHARAACKAALEMQRAAAEVAEEMAWKRVDDVPWPTFRIGVNTGPALVGNIGSPELRGFNAMGDCVNVAARLEGIAEPGTVVIGETTLKQLGRGAKVNPLGRLSLKGKEEPVAAYVLTELS
- a CDS encoding Crp/Fnr family transcriptional regulator gives rise to the protein MNPDPGEFLSMLTDEEAQALRAAGRIRRWDRGTAVMSEGDTSDWVLVLLEGRVKVSSHTSSGTEVVLAVRGPGGLLGDMSAIDGSPRSATVTALEPITGIVVRDFPAFLETHGRIAVLLMKLVTERLRDSDRKRIEYGAFDTTGRVATRLIELAERYGEKTNSGVRVALPLSQDELAGWTGASREAVSKALRTLRDRGLIETGRRRVVIHDLDGLKKRAR